One genomic window of Thalassoroseus pseudoceratinae includes the following:
- a CDS encoding aromatic ring-hydroxylating oxygenase subunit alpha, with translation MTPSRLDPCTTPADYTSAAAYEAECASVLRPAWHVVGTVAELSQPGDFLTCELFGRAVQVRNFDGELRALSNVCAHRHCLINDEAHGHSETMTCPYHGWEYGADGLTRRIPAAHNFRPAQKGSACLPVYRVEACGGLVFVCVDGAQSVNLREFLGDFSEQLESRFPAEQTPAMVWNIDFPVNWKVVVENTLEAYHVPFVHPETFREDPGEDRSEHILLPNRTALRTQLPFSPHSKLDAWFQRVEGRFLGWLGRDVTGGYEQHHLFPNLLFSFTDTLSLCHAVIPTGPTSCRSIVRQFGIRGEATGFQKWCVKRWDGIAAWLTKRVLLEDASLFDRIQKGLTYSEQDGILGRCEERIFAFQQALKTTTAGNQTNAA, from the coding sequence GTGACACCTTCTCGACTCGATCCTTGCACGACGCCTGCGGATTACACGTCCGCCGCTGCGTACGAGGCTGAATGCGCGAGCGTGTTGCGACCGGCGTGGCATGTGGTTGGGACGGTCGCGGAGCTGAGTCAGCCGGGGGACTTCCTCACCTGCGAGTTGTTCGGGCGAGCGGTACAGGTCCGGAATTTCGATGGCGAATTGCGAGCGTTGTCGAACGTCTGTGCCCATCGTCATTGCCTGATCAACGACGAAGCCCACGGTCACAGCGAAACGATGACCTGCCCGTATCACGGATGGGAATACGGAGCCGACGGCCTCACCCGGAGGATTCCCGCCGCTCACAATTTTCGACCGGCTCAAAAGGGATCGGCGTGCTTACCGGTGTACCGAGTCGAAGCGTGTGGCGGGTTGGTCTTCGTGTGTGTGGACGGTGCTCAGTCCGTCAACCTTCGAGAGTTCCTCGGCGATTTTTCCGAACAACTCGAGTCACGATTTCCCGCCGAGCAAACTCCAGCGATGGTGTGGAATATCGATTTTCCGGTGAATTGGAAGGTCGTCGTCGAGAACACATTGGAAGCGTATCACGTGCCGTTCGTGCATCCGGAGACGTTCCGCGAAGATCCCGGTGAAGACCGCAGCGAGCACATTTTGCTGCCGAACCGAACGGCACTCCGCACGCAGTTGCCGTTCAGTCCACACTCCAAGTTGGACGCATGGTTCCAACGGGTCGAAGGACGATTTCTCGGTTGGTTGGGGCGGGATGTGACCGGCGGGTACGAACAACATCATCTGTTCCCCAACTTACTGTTCTCCTTCACAGACACCTTGAGTCTCTGCCACGCGGTGATTCCGACCGGACCCACGTCATGCCGAAGCATTGTCCGGCAGTTCGGTATTCGAGGCGAAGCGACCGGGTTTCAAAAGTGGTGCGTCAAGAGATGGGACGGCATCGCGGCATGGCTGACAAAACGGGTCTTGCTGGAAGACGCAAGCTTGTTCGATCGCATCCAAAAAGGACTGACATACAGCGAACAAGACGGGATTCTCGGACGTTGCGAAGAACGCATTTTTGCGTTTCAACAAGCGTTGAAGACAACCACGGCAGGCAACCAAACGAACGCAGCATGA